A stretch of Amblyraja radiata isolate CabotCenter1 chromosome 34, sAmbRad1.1.pri, whole genome shotgun sequence DNA encodes these proteins:
- the mesd gene encoding LRP chaperone MESD: MAPSRLCPLLLLLLSLAVLCAGVVGDDNRPKAGKKKKDIRDYNDADMARLLEEWEKDDDIEEGDLPEHKRTSPPIDFSKLDASNPEGLLKLTKKGKTLMIFATVGGNPIEKETEEITSLWQGSLYNANYDVQRFVVGSDRAIFMLRDGSYAWEIKDFLVNQERCAEVTVEGQTYPGKGAGKKKNDIKPDKKKPTAASPKDNRANKNEL, from the exons atggcgccgagcAGGTTGTgcccactgctgctgctgctgctgtcgcTGGCCGTGCTGTGTGCCGGCGTGGTCGGTGACGACAATCGGCCGAAAGCCGGCAAGAAGAAAAAGGACATCCGCGACTACAACGATGCCGATATggcgcggctgctggaggaatggGAG AAAGATGATGATATAGAAGAAGGGGATTTACCAGAACACAAGAGAACTTCACCACCAATAGACTTTTCCAAACTTGATGCCAGTAATCCTGAAGGGCTTCTAAAGTTAACCAAGAAAGGCAAAACATTAATGATATTTGCAACAGTGGGAGGAAATCCCATAGAGAAGGAAACTGAAGAGATAACCAGTCTTTGGCAAGGCAGTCTATATAATGCAAATTATGATGTACAAAG ATTTGTAGTTGGTTCTGATCGGGCCATCTTCATGCTGCGTGATGGAAGCTACGCTTGGGAGATTAAAGACTTTCTGGTAAATCAGGAACGCTGTGCTGAGGTCACGGTTGAAGGGCAGACATATCCTGGAAAAGGAGCAGGGAAAAAGAAGAATGACATCAAGCCAGATAAGAAAAAACCTACAGCAGCTTCACCGAAAGATAATCGGGCCAACAAAAATGAGCTGTGA